From Shewanella psychrophila, a single genomic window includes:
- a CDS encoding replication endonuclease has product MTSNSYSLHDLPDPLNWSKVSSAANTAKKCELTIQVCLSCGHEFESDSLCACPVCESAIVYSVDTFFPDTPKTKSPLKLALTQVKTEPSKIAKSLSLGLVPALLDKISAYSFTPRNDKEAAVLATNWKGELFSLLRQYRDFAPAMLHSFVSVCDKRDYFEALQMVEAASNRLHSSGHNATMSESSIRELAAEKAQSLARRLSKVDDVNERFKICCDALGSLGLGFDEKLIFRKKMNSELHCLVNRALDELWLSRQLRLLFVQNVDNVARDLALVHKHKQAYCSDFAVNRYKARKISNAESLERTMAVDTSDYENAFTLAELSEKSISNEEVREAELFVRLKGFEEIAFTMNHGAIFTTLTAPSRFHSVSNGAHNPKWIEAGRPTSADTHLYLIEVWTAFRKLLDKAKIKIYGMRIGEPHHDGTPHHHHLLFGLPKDLKFVEAELRRLALKDSPEEKGAQTYRFKSVDIDPSKGSAVGYVAKYLCKNINGKHIDKDEETGASATSSSQRVVTWARTHGLRQFQFIGGPSVTAWRELRNLREEIKEDDAVFKDLSFEEHHLLETVRKAADSGCWAAFCVAMGGVFVKRNEQAVRVHYAVPATIEKLFDDTFGPEEVIKYSQTRFGDKSAARINGIMFQGVFKATRFVNWEVMSLEQYKRGAKKIMTGTVDVFDALERQHEYERMAEAKYEEYERYMQESEDMQALIFDAMAFEGRGESVAAP; this is encoded by the coding sequence ATGACTTCAAATTCCTATTCTTTGCACGATCTACCCGACCCGCTAAATTGGTCTAAGGTTTCATCTGCTGCCAATACCGCTAAAAAGTGCGAATTGACCATTCAGGTTTGTTTGTCTTGTGGCCATGAGTTTGAATCTGATTCTCTTTGTGCCTGTCCAGTGTGTGAATCTGCGATCGTTTATTCAGTTGATACATTTTTCCCTGATACACCTAAAACTAAATCACCACTCAAGTTGGCTTTGACTCAAGTTAAGACTGAGCCAAGCAAGATAGCTAAATCGTTAAGCCTAGGGCTGGTGCCTGCACTGCTAGATAAGATTTCTGCTTATTCTTTTACACCAAGAAACGATAAAGAAGCCGCAGTGTTAGCCACTAATTGGAAAGGGGAGCTGTTTAGCCTACTGCGTCAATACCGCGATTTTGCTCCAGCCATGCTGCATTCTTTTGTTTCGGTCTGCGATAAGCGTGACTATTTCGAAGCACTGCAAATGGTAGAAGCAGCATCTAATCGCCTTCATTCATCAGGCCATAACGCCACGATGTCAGAAAGTAGCATTAGGGAATTAGCAGCAGAGAAGGCGCAATCACTGGCTAGACGGCTCTCCAAGGTGGATGACGTAAACGAACGCTTCAAAATCTGCTGTGACGCTTTAGGCTCACTGGGTTTAGGGTTTGATGAAAAATTGATTTTTAGAAAGAAAATGAACTCTGAATTGCATTGCCTGGTTAATCGCGCATTGGACGAATTATGGCTCTCTCGTCAACTTCGACTCTTGTTTGTTCAGAACGTTGATAACGTGGCGCGTGACTTGGCACTGGTTCATAAGCACAAGCAAGCCTATTGCAGTGATTTTGCAGTTAACCGTTATAAAGCTCGTAAAATCTCTAATGCTGAATCTCTCGAAAGGACTATGGCCGTTGATACCAGCGACTATGAGAATGCCTTCACCCTTGCTGAACTCTCAGAAAAATCTATTTCCAATGAAGAAGTGCGCGAGGCTGAATTGTTTGTTCGCCTTAAGGGGTTTGAGGAGATTGCTTTCACCATGAACCATGGCGCTATCTTCACCACCCTGACTGCACCGTCTCGCTTTCACTCTGTGTCAAATGGTGCTCATAACCCCAAATGGATTGAAGCGGGGCGTCCAACCTCTGCCGATACGCACCTCTATTTAATTGAAGTTTGGACGGCATTCCGCAAGCTATTGGATAAGGCAAAAATCAAAATTTATGGCATGCGCATTGGTGAGCCTCACCATGACGGCACACCGCATCACCACCATTTACTTTTTGGCCTCCCTAAAGATTTAAAGTTTGTTGAAGCTGAGCTTCGACGTCTTGCATTAAAAGATTCACCAGAGGAAAAGGGCGCTCAAACGTACCGCTTCAAGTCAGTTGATATAGACCCAAGTAAGGGGTCAGCGGTGGGGTATGTGGCTAAGTACCTTTGTAAGAACATTAACGGAAAACATATTGATAAAGATGAAGAGACTGGGGCAAGTGCGACTAGTTCTTCTCAACGAGTAGTGACATGGGCGCGTACACACGGCCTTCGTCAATTTCAATTTATTGGTGGGCCTAGCGTCACCGCTTGGCGTGAACTGCGTAATTTACGCGAAGAAATCAAAGAGGACGATGCTGTGTTTAAAGATTTGAGTTTTGAAGAACATCATTTATTAGAAACAGTGCGCAAGGCGGCTGACTCAGGTTGTTGGGCGGCGTTCTGTGTGGCTATGGGCGGGGTGTTCGTTAAGCGTAATGAGCAAGCTGTTCGTGTTCATTATGCAGTACCCGCAACGATTGAAAAATTATTTGATGACACCTTTGGACCTGAAGAAGTTATCAAGTATTCACAAACCCGATTTGGCGATAAATCAGCGGCGCGTATCAACGGGATTATGTTTCAGGGGGTATTTAAAGCGACCCGTTTTGTCAATTGGGAAGTCATGAGCCTTGAGCAATATAAGCGCGGTGCTAAGAAAATCATGACAGGTACTGTTGATGTATTCGATGCGCTGGAACGCCAACATGAATATGAACGTATGGCCGAAGCTAAATATGAAGAGTACGAACGATACATGCAAGAAAGTGAAGATATGCAGGCGCTGATTTTCGATGCTATGGCTTTTGAGGGAAGGGGCGAAAGCGTAGCCGCCCCTTGA
- a CDS encoding DUF2523 domain-containing protein — MQYVIMFAASVVPFLAQFLVASTARIAVALGFGTVAFAGVGLIFDSIIDKLNASASGLSPHIATFITLLGIDTAFNIMLSAGVFLMVLKGVNRNGDMRKTVWRKPGDKSDVDWGA, encoded by the coding sequence ATGCAATATGTAATTATGTTTGCCGCCTCAGTGGTGCCTTTCCTTGCTCAATTCCTTGTAGCTTCTACGGCGCGTATTGCAGTTGCTTTAGGGTTTGGCACGGTAGCCTTTGCAGGGGTTGGATTAATATTTGATTCCATCATTGATAAGTTAAACGCCTCTGCATCGGGGCTTTCTCCGCACATTGCTACTTTTATCACGCTATTGGGGATAGATACTGCGTTTAATATTATGTTATCGGCGGGGGTCTTCTTGATGGTACTTAAAGGGGTCAACCGAAACGGCGATATGCGTAAAACAGTTTGGCGTAAGCCAGGTGATAAATCTGATGTGGACTGGGGTGCCTAA
- a CDS encoding virulence factor TspB C-terminal domain-related protein, translating into MDYRIMCINRLCKAVYSLVFLSSFCFAYTPPSVDIPITFYFPSESQAETFRATQCDSNDYSWRNCGDGITCATGDPTNVQCWVDMCYHATDVNNCQGSTDPDPDPDNPDPDPDPDNPDPDNPYNFPDPSPNPDYINDGSGSNAALLAQMNNENRLLFGRLVEINEEGIKTNAHLSLSNQLLEVISGQRDFSDMAKAIDDAAWEQKQRDEAVAEGMVDQTWLLPHITAKRLRDDELLEALEFFQTSNKTQLQKIDSSLDMIESFTSETKNNTSYLGTLPEIKNMITSMYDNSYDIRRASKDTADNTEDLFDVVDDILDFVEGMDTGSTNVIEKLQEISDISQTQTDEFNARAAELQAALDAIKTNTAGGSSGGGDGGEPDDGEGDTATENSCVSFTCSSQTPACYVARKQWELDCANQTALTDSGALGDFKSELNTFLDHEDSDLENIDAGTVDTSSFMSKYTDGSGFTAGASTCPAPYTVDVVITSLTLDLTPFCDLARVIRWFLVAFATVSAGLMIAKFS; encoded by the coding sequence ATGGATTATCGTATTATGTGTATTAATAGACTGTGTAAGGCGGTTTATTCCTTAGTTTTCCTCTCTTCTTTTTGCTTCGCCTATACACCTCCTAGTGTAGACATTCCGATCACATTTTATTTTCCTTCAGAAAGTCAGGCTGAAACATTTAGAGCAACCCAATGTGATTCTAATGATTATTCTTGGCGGAATTGTGGAGATGGAATTACTTGCGCTACTGGTGATCCTACTAACGTTCAGTGCTGGGTTGATATGTGTTATCACGCTACCGATGTTAATAATTGCCAAGGCTCAACAGACCCTGACCCCGACCCTGATAATCCCGATCCAGACCCTGACCCCGATAATCCAGACCCAGATAATCCCTATAATTTTCCCGACCCTTCTCCTAACCCTGATTACATTAATGATGGTTCGGGGAGTAATGCTGCCTTACTGGCACAAATGAATAATGAAAATAGGCTGCTATTTGGTCGACTTGTTGAAATCAATGAGGAGGGGATTAAAACTAATGCTCACCTTTCTCTTTCTAATCAATTATTAGAGGTTATTTCTGGTCAACGTGATTTCTCAGATATGGCTAAGGCTATAGATGATGCTGCTTGGGAGCAAAAACAGCGTGATGAGGCGGTTGCTGAAGGGATGGTTGACCAAACGTGGTTACTACCCCATATCACTGCTAAAAGACTCCGTGACGATGAGCTTCTTGAGGCCTTGGAGTTCTTCCAAACATCAAATAAGACCCAGCTTCAAAAAATTGATAGCTCCTTAGATATGATTGAATCATTCACTTCTGAGACTAAAAACAACACGTCTTATTTAGGAACCTTACCTGAAATAAAGAATATGATTACTAGCATGTATGACAATTCTTATGACATTCGTAGGGCTTCCAAAGACACCGCAGATAACACCGAAGACCTTTTTGATGTAGTCGATGACATTCTTGATTTTGTTGAGGGTATGGATACAGGTTCAACAAATGTTATCGAGAAACTTCAAGAAATATCCGATATATCTCAAACCCAAACGGATGAATTCAATGCTAGAGCTGCTGAGCTTCAAGCGGCGTTAGATGCAATTAAAACGAATACTGCTGGCGGTAGTAGTGGCGGGGGTGATGGTGGTGAACCAGATGATGGTGAAGGGGATACTGCAACTGAAAATTCTTGCGTTTCATTTACCTGTAGCTCTCAAACTCCAGCGTGTTATGTAGCTCGTAAACAGTGGGAACTAGATTGTGCTAATCAAACCGCATTAACCGATAGTGGGGCGCTTGGTGATTTTAAATCTGAACTTAACACTTTTCTTGACCATGAAGACTCCGACCTCGAAAACATTGATGCCGGCACTGTTGATACTTCTAGCTTTATGAGCAAATACACTGATGGCTCAGGCTTTACTGCGGGCGCTTCAACTTGTCCAGCACCTTATACGGTAGACGTTGTTATCACTTCTCTTACGCTCGACCTGACTCCATTTTGCGACCTCGCTAGGGTGATTCGTTGGTTTCTGGTGGCGTTCGCAACGGTCAGTGCTGGTCTTATGATCGCTAAATTCTCATAA
- a CDS encoding zonular occludens toxin domain-containing protein: MLFLITGKGGASKSLNTVAAMVRSNSGDRPNYYTNVKLFMLDYDVASSFSGWFYGFYLYNLKDKRGKAKLLKIMKRIHNDEELVTLADVPWLESYYEAHDPLDTWLFWVFKLYSKTQLKVVKEFIENMPSDYLTFEQLKQFNLHFTHFEDARKWYELPKTSVIFIDECQHFFPPRQTGSSVPKHIAEFSTHRHRGYDIHLVTQDRMFLDNNVRKLANRHIHYHNPFGGKRVTRYTHSEQFDSTNYFDLQKTEKSFIKRPSNFYGSYFSAELHTHKFKMPKMAFVGVALVAFLIFTCYLLYGTLFKERGTVEGEVATSDTSKASKTSIAVQKITYKDSLVPSEQAALVSFVSTLTTDVYIDGSIATYDVYGAVKYDYSFSNKVTEDIFSPSAVGFTVKQFGSCLVKLTLYDYTTFVTCDPFYRIEPVSDDSANNGDFFVSD; encoded by the coding sequence ATGCTATTTCTTATAACGGGTAAGGGCGGGGCGTCTAAATCACTTAATACCGTAGCGGCCATGGTCAGGTCTAACTCAGGTGATAGACCCAATTATTACACTAACGTCAAATTGTTCATGCTTGATTATGATGTGGCTAGCAGCTTCTCTGGTTGGTTTTACGGATTCTATCTTTACAACCTCAAAGATAAGCGCGGTAAGGCTAAATTACTCAAAATCATGAAGCGCATTCATAACGATGAAGAGTTAGTCACACTGGCCGATGTACCTTGGTTAGAAAGCTATTACGAAGCCCATGACCCGCTAGACACATGGTTATTTTGGGTATTCAAACTCTATTCGAAAACCCAGCTTAAAGTGGTCAAAGAGTTCATTGAAAATATGCCGTCTGACTATTTGACCTTTGAACAGCTCAAACAGTTTAATCTGCATTTCACCCATTTTGAGGACGCTCGAAAGTGGTATGAGCTACCTAAAACCAGTGTGATTTTTATCGATGAATGTCAGCACTTTTTTCCGCCCAGACAAACAGGCTCTAGCGTTCCCAAGCATATTGCCGAATTCTCAACCCATAGACACAGAGGCTATGATATTCATCTTGTCACTCAGGATAGAATGTTCCTCGATAACAACGTTCGTAAGCTAGCCAACCGCCATATTCATTACCACAATCCATTCGGTGGTAAACGAGTCACACGCTATACACACTCTGAGCAATTCGATAGCACAAACTATTTTGACCTGCAAAAAACTGAGAAGTCATTCATCAAAAGACCGAGTAACTTCTACGGCTCATATTTCAGCGCTGAATTACATACCCATAAATTCAAGATGCCTAAAATGGCCTTTGTCGGGGTAGCCTTGGTCGCTTTCCTTATTTTTACGTGCTATTTGCTTTACGGCACTCTGTTTAAAGAGCGTGGTACAGTTGAGGGAGAAGTTGCCACCTCTGACACCTCCAAGGCTTCTAAAACGTCTATAGCCGTTCAGAAAATCACTTACAAGGATAGTCTCGTTCCATCTGAACAAGCGGCCTTAGTGAGCTTTGTATCTACACTAACAACTGATGTTTACATAGACGGCTCGATTGCGACTTATGACGTGTACGGTGCTGTTAAGTATGACTATTCATTTTCAAATAAAGTGACTGAGGATATTTTTAGTCCTAGCGCTGTAGGATTTACAGTTAAGCAGTTTGGTAGCTGCTTGGTTAAACTAACGCTGTATGACTACACGACATTTGTTACTTGCGATCCATTTTATAGGATTGAACCTGTTAGTGATGACAGTGCCAATAATGGCGATTTTTTCGTATCTGACTAG
- a CDS encoding major capsid protein, giving the protein MNIKTFATGVCLMLLTVAMPSTALAAIDVTDAVTSITTDGGAAIAAIGGAMIGLAAIAIVFKWAKAAIFG; this is encoded by the coding sequence ATGAATATTAAAACATTTGCAACTGGCGTTTGCCTTATGTTGCTTACCGTTGCTATGCCATCTACAGCTCTAGCGGCTATTGATGTTACTGATGCTGTTACTTCAATTACCACAGATGGAGGCGCGGCTATTGCTGCAATCGGTGGGGCAATGATTGGTTTAGCGGCTATCGCTATCGTATTTAAGTGGGCTAAAGCTGCGATTTTTGGCTAG